A region of Onychomys torridus chromosome 10, mOncTor1.1, whole genome shotgun sequence DNA encodes the following proteins:
- the Htra3 gene encoding serine protease HTRA3 isoform X2, giving the protein MQARLLLPAALAALATLAVLALAREPPTAPCPARCDVSRCPSPRCPGGYVPDLCNCCLVCAASEGEPCGSPLDSPCGDSLECVRGVCRCRWTHAVCGTDGHTYADVCALQAASRRALQISGTPVRQLQKGACPSGLHQLTSPRYKFNFIADVVEKIAPAVVHIELFLRHPLFGRNVPLSSGSGFIMSEAGLIVTNAHVVSSSSTASGRQQLKVQLQNGDAYEATIQDIDKKSDIATIVIHPKKKLPVLLLGHSADLRPGEFVVAIGSPFALQNTVTTGIVSTAQRDGKELGLRDSDMDYIQTDAIINYGNSGGPLVNLDGEVIGINTLKVAAGISFAIPSDRITRFLSEFQNKHVKALH; this is encoded by the exons ATGCAGGCGCGCTTGCTGCTTCCCGCCGCGCTGGCCGCGCTGGCCACGCTGGCTGTGTTGGCGCTGGCTCGGGAACCCCCGACGGCGCCGTGCCCTGCGCGCTGCGACGTGTCGCGCTGCCCGAGCCCGCGCTGCCCCGGGGGCTATGTGCCCGACCTCTGCAACTGTTGCCTGGTGTGCGCTGCCAGCGAGGGTGAGCCCTGCGGTAGCCCCCTGGACTCGCCGTGCGGCGACAGCCTGGAGTGCGTGCGCGGTGTGTGCCGCTGCCGTTGGACCCACGCAGTGTGTGGCACGGATGGGCACACCTATGCCGACGTGTGCGCGCTGCAGGCCGCCAGCCGCCGTGCCCTGCAGATCTCCGGGACGCCGGTGCGCCAGCTGCAGAAGGGCGCCTGCCCCTCGG GTCTCCACCAGCTGACCAGCCCGCGGTACAAGTTCAACTTCATCGCCGATGTGGTGGAGAAGATCGCGCCAGCTGTGGTCCACATAGAGCTCTTCCTGAG GCACCCTCTGTTTGGCCGGAATGTGCCGCTGTCCAGTGGTTCTGGCTTCATCATGTCAGAGGCTGGTTTGATTGTCACCAATGCCCACGTGGTCTCCAGCTCCAGCACCGCCTCAGGCCGGCAGCAGCTGAAGGTGCAGCTGCAGAATGGGGATGCCTATGAGGCCACCATCCAGGACATTGACAAGAAGTCCGATATCGCCACTATTGTAATCCACCCCAAG aaAAAGCTCCCTGTGTTGCTTCTGGGTCACTCAGCGGACCTGCGGCCCGGCGAGTTTGTGGTGGCCATTGGCAGCCCCTTTGCCCTGCAGAACACTGTGACAACGGGCATTGTCAGCACTGCCCAGCGGGATGGCAAGGAGCTGGGCCTCCGGGACTCAGACATGGACTATATCCAGACAGATGCCATCATCAAT TATGGGAACTCCGGAGGACCCCTGGTGAACCTG GACGGTGAGGTCATCGGCATCAACACACTCAAGGTTGCAGCTGGCATCTCCTTTGCCATCCCCTCGGATCGCATCACACGCTTCCTCTCCGAGTTCCAGAACAAGCACGTGAAAG CACTACACTGA